From Paenibacillus graminis:
AGGCAAAATTGAGCAGAGTGCCTGGAGCCCCCGTAAGATCGATAACCTCTACTGCCACACTGATGCCTGTAGTACTGTTGCCAAAACCAACCACACTGGACGTATTCAAAAGTCCGCCAAGCACCGTAGTTAAAGAAATAGGCAGCCCCGATGCATACGGGATAATCGCTCCTGCGCCGGTTGCCCCCTTCACTCCGTCACCCCAGTCGCACCGGTTGCACCGGTGCGCCAGTGGCTCCGCTGCCGGAGATTTCACCGAGCAGTTCTGAAGAAACCAGACGGTGGGCTGTCACAAGCGCTCCTGTGCTATTTTTGCCCCAAAACGAAATCTGGATAGGGTCATTAGCCATGTCAGCTGTCGTAAAAGTAAATTCAAAGGCATCCAAATCGGCAAAATAGTTATTGGTTATCACTTGGTTCGGAGCCACATTGATAGACTCACTGACATACAGAGTTCTCAATCCGCCACTCATATAGAATCCTTGCAGTTGCACTGTTGAAACCAAAAGCTCATTGCGGTTATCAATTCTGACTGTGACCGTCTGCGTTGGTCTAACGCCGCCAACCAGATTGTTTTCTATGGGCCCTGTAGATAAAAAGCTCATCGCTCCAGCTTCTTTTTTCAGATTGAATAAAAAACACCATATATAGTTGAACTTGTAGTTGTGTTATTCCGGGATTGGCCCGTAACTTCTCTTAACCTATATAAGTTGAACTTAGTTTTACGTTGTGGGGGATAGACGTCACTGCGGGGAATGTTTGGACTTCCAGCCGCTGTTGTCGTAAGAATTTCTTGAATGGAACCGCCTTTAGCGGTTGACATCCGGTGACAGGGCATATCCTTACGAAGTCAGCTTTCCCGCGGAAAGCTCTCAGGCGGCGCATTCGCTCTGTAAGTATCCAAACTTTCCCTCCGCACTCCTGCCCTTTTTATGAATTTTTCAAGTTCAACTTATCTATAGCACTGCAATCCGCTTTTCATATTGTCAGGCATTCGGGTTAACGTTCTCTTGCTCCACCACCCGATGCGCATCCACCAGTTGACCCGATGATTGTTTGCCCCACACAGAGATTCCTACGGCTTCCGCGTCTGCAGAACCGGTTGTAAAGATAAATTCGAAGCCGTCCAAATCAGCAAAATAGTTCCTGGTCACTGCTTCATTCGGTCCGATATTAATCAATTCATTCACATACAGCATTCTTGTTGTGCCAAGCACATATCCCTGTATAGTCACGGCAACAGCATCCACAGTATTCCGGCAAACCGCTTTTACCGTTAACAGTTGTGTGGGTCTGACCCCAAGCACCGCATTGTTTTCTATGGGTCCCGTTGATAATATAGCCATCTTGTCCCATTCCTCCTTTTCTTCACCGATAGTTCCAATCTATCAAGCTCCGATTCTAGCTTGCGGCCCTTTGGCCGCACACTATACTAATATTCGAGCGCACCGTTAATGGTGTGGTCATAAGACAGGTTTCAATCACCAATATCAGCAGGAGCGCATAAAGTGTATTCATAGATTGTTTTACGGAAGAAGGGAGTTCCATGCCCCCTCCTGGTAAAGGAAAGAAAACCGGCGCAAGAAAAAAAACACCCAATTCTAATACACAGATCCCAAAAGGCCTGGAGTATACAGTAGCCGCTCTGTTGTTAACCGGCAAGCTGCGGGTTGATTCTGTCCAAATGTACAGAGATGCTTCCCTATTCATCAGTCTGGTTGGTAAATATAAATCTTTGAGCGATCTTAGTTCCAGCAGCAACGTGGATAAACTGGTCAGCTTTCTCGACGACAACAGCGACCTGACCTTGAACGAAATCATGACCGCCCTGAAGAAAAAAGCCGACAGTTCCTAAAAGCCCGAGAGAACAAATGAAAAGGGGGAGCGTTGACAGATGGACAGCTTTGACGGAGAGGATTTTGCCGGGGGAATTCTGCTCATAATCGTGATTGCCCTGCTGATTTACGGCTCAACGGATATTAAAAATCTGACTGGGGCACCAACCGCGGATTAATGGTTCCCCATGCAGATTTAACGCTGGACAGAGATACTAAGAGACAAGTGGTATCATTGGATCAGCTAGTTTATCTTTTGAATCAGGATGGAGGAATTGGCATTCGTCTGCGTTCCACCTGCCAAGTTCTGCAAGGTGATTGCCGCAGCACTTGAATGATTTCGTAGTGTAATAACATCTCCTGCCGCCGCAGTGATAATTACCATCCCCGGATTGGCCTGGGTACCCGCACCTGAGCCATATATCGCTCCAGCAATTGGCGAACCATTCTGGAACAATGAAAATTGATTGACCTCCACACCACTCGCATTGAACCAGACCTATCGTAATAATAGAGCTTCCGGGAGTATGAGTAATCGCACCGACAATTAATCCATTATGGCTATAAGTGACATCTGCCTCTAAAGGAACCGTCTGGGCCGCTAGATTATAAATGTATGCATACTCAGACAACCCTGCAGGACTTTCTCCCGTTGCTCCGGTTACTCCGGTTACTCCAGTCACTCCCGTCGACCCAGTTACTCCCGTCGACCCGGTTACCCCAGTCGCTCCTGTTACCCCAGTCGCTCCAGTCACTCCCGTCGACCCGGATACTCCCGTCGCTCCAGTTACTCCCGTCGACCCGGTTACCCCAGTTACTCCCGTCACGCCGGTTACTCCCGTCGACCCGGTTACCCCAGTTACTCCCGTCACGCCGGTTACTCCCGTCGACCCGGTTACCCCAGTTACTCCCGTCACGCCGGTTACCCCAGTCGCTCCGGTTACTCCCGTCGCTCCAGTCACTCCCGTCGCCCCGGTTACCCCCGTCGTTCCAGTCACTCCCGTCGCCCCTGTCGCTCCCGTCGACCCGGTTACTCCCGTCGCCCCGATTACCCCCGTCGCTCCAGTCACTCCCGTTGCTCCGATTACTCCTGTCGCCCCGGTTACTCCCGTCGCCCCGGTTACCCCCGTCGTTCCAGTCACTCCCGTTGCCCCGGTTACCCCCGTCGCCCCGGTTACTCCCGGCACGCCGGTTACTCCCGTCGCTCCAGTCACTCCCGTTGCCCCGGTTACTCCTGTCGCCCCGGTTACTCCCGGCACGCCGGTTACTCCCGTCGCTCCAGTCACTCCCGTTGCCCCGGTTACTCCTGTCGCCCCGGTTACTCCCGTCGCCCCCGTCACGCCTGTAACACCTATGTCCCCAGTTGTTGGCCCCAACAATTCAGCGGAAACCAGCCGATGGGCTGTGACCAGCTGACCTGTGTTGTTTTTTCCCCACACTGAGATCTGGATTGGTTCATTACCTTGGTCTGAAGTTATAAAAGTAAACTCGAGTGCATCCAGATTGGCAAAATACGTTCTCGTGACTACTTGATTAGGTGCCATATCCAGGGTTTCATCGACATATAGCGTCCGTGTTCCATCGAGATAGTAGCCCTGAATCATTACCGTAGAGGCCGTGTCATTGCTGCGGTTATCAATTTTGACCGTAAGCTGCTGAGTGGGCCTCAAACCGCCTGTCAAATTGTTTTCTATCGGGCCTGTAGATAAAAAACTCATATCTCCAATTCTCCCTTCCAAAATATTTAATCGTTTATTCAACATACTAATATTCAAGTGGGGAACCGGCCGTGTGGACAAAGCTCCTTTAATCCCATTCATTTAGAAAATGTATGTTTCAAAAAAATCGTTCCCAGCATATCCGCTATTGCTTTCTCCCCAAAATTCGCTATACTGATAAAAATCAATCTACATTCGATGAACGGGAAAGTAGTGACCTTGGACCCTAGTCACAGCGAGCCGGGAAAGTGTAAGCCGGTACAGATCCAGTCATGAAGCGCACCCGGGAGATGGACTTCTGAACTGGCAGTAGGAAGCCCCGGCTGAAGGCCGTTAACCTGTGAGGTGGCTGAACCTTGTGTTCGGCAACGAGAGTGGTACCGCGAGCGCATATGTCCTCGTCTCTTTTAGAGACGGGGTTTTTTGTGTTTTCCGGGACGCTTGGATTAGTGCTGTGCTGGATTTTTTAAGGAGGAGTTTATCATGTTTAGCCAATGGATCAGAAACCAGCTGGAACAAAGTGTAGATAATGTAGTCAACAGCCTCGGCGGAGCCTGTGCAGAACCCGCAGCGGTCTTACTAGAGCAGCCTCCGAATGCCGATTTCG
This genomic window contains:
- a CDS encoding collagen-like protein translates to MSFLSTGPIENNLTGGLRPTQQLTVKIDNRSNDTASTVMIQGYYLDGTRTLYVDETLDMAPNQVVTRTYFANLDALEFTFITSDQGNEPIQISVWGKNNTGQLVTAHRLVSAELLGPTTGDIGVTGVTGATGVTGATGVTGATGVTGATGVTGVPGVTGATGVTGATGVTGATGVTGVPGVTGATGVTGATGVTGTTGVTGATGVTGATGVIGATGVTGATGVIGATGVTGSTGATGATGVTGTTGVTGATGVTGATGVTGATGVTGVTGVTGVTGSTGVTGVTGVTGVTGSTGVTGVTGVTGVTGSTGVTGATGVSGSTGVTGATGVTGATGVTGSTGVTGSTGVTGVTGVTGATGESPAGLSEYAYIYNLAAQTVPLEADVTYSHNGLIVGAITHTPGSSIITIGLVQCEWCGGQSIFIVPEWFANCWSDIWLRCGYPGQSGDGNYHCGGRRCYYTTKSFKCCGNHLAELGRWNADECQFLHPDSKDKLADPMIPLVS